In Xylocopa sonorina isolate GNS202 chromosome 3, iyXylSono1_principal, whole genome shotgun sequence, one genomic interval encodes:
- the LOC143422157 gene encoding uncharacterized protein LOC143422157, translated as MSSDREKRTHSEFCGLGDLLVTIWLASVVHVRSAIMPPPWADPSSNPCAAQPRGWQLLFWPPDGKCYKIFQIGAPCPETMELGPAADGGGIMAECRCPPGTAQSPRDALCHRIYTKASCPKGQFFAPVPEISGKSRWGVCRDPEPCTERDELYWPRDGKCYPKFSKGPCPKGELLIADQDGLAVCSCSTSGELGRYHWSGSMGGCHEHYTKGPCTEPGELFLPGGICGCHSKLPHYHEQTKMCYQLGGIGPCLQGHHFVATNTVANDEIIRAKCVCKPGHVPYRNGFCYRLYTRGPCENGYMLINSTACIPVPCRRGRLYFPQEKTCYKIGTKGPCPNGQIVLYDYNVRPSIDGISYNGVCGCTNIFRDAEKCSEDINDSCESTPGMVQINKTCYKLYTQGPCTVGEWLVARRMPKQSLWKNEESEPRARCECRPGYKRITENSEISELESNSLLSPGGCQPPMVLLAKFLNERAKSMNF; from the exons CGGGTTAGGGGACCTATTGGTGACCATTTGGTTAGCGTCAGTGGTTCACGTGAGGTCAGCGATAATGCCACCACCATGGGCAGATCCGTCCAGTAATCCTTGCGCCGCTCAACCACGTGGCTGGCAATTGTTATTTTGGCCGCCGGATGGAAAGTGTTACAAAATATTCCAG ATCGGGGCACCCTGTCCAGAGACAATGGAATTAGGCCCAGCCGCGGATGGTGGTGGGATTATGGCTGAGTGCAGATGTCCTCCGGGGACAGCACAGTCGCCGAGAGATGCTCTTTGCCACAGGATCTATACAAAAGCATCCTGTCCGAAAGGTCAATTCTTCGCACCGGTTCCAGAAATCTCCGGGAAATCTAG GTGGGGTGTCTGCCGTGATCCAGAGCCATGCACGGAAAGAGATGAACTCTACTGGCCTAGGGACGGCAAGTGTTATCCCAAGTTTAGCAAAGGTCCGTGTCCAAAAGGCGAACTTCTCATCGCAGACCAAGACGGCCTCGCAGTGTGTTCCTGCTCTACAAGTGGAGAACTTGGACGATATCATTGGTCAGGCAGCATGGGTGGCTGCCATGAACATTACACTAAAGGTCCATGCACAGAACCGGGTGAATTATTTTTACCCGGCGGTATATGCGGTTGCCACTCGAAACTACCTCATTATCATGAGCAAACTAAAATGTGCTACCAATTAG GTGGTATCGGTCCATGTCTGCAAGGACATCACTTTGTTGCAACAAATACGGTAGCTAACGATGAGATAATTCGTGCCAAATGTGTATGCAAACCAGGTCACGTTCCCTATAGAAATGGATTCTGCTATAGACTCTACACAAGAGGACCATGCGAGAATGGATATATGCTAATAAACTCCACGGCTTGTATTCCTGTGCCCTGTAGACGAGGACGGCTGTACTTTCCCCAAGAAAAGACCTGTTACAAAATAGGAACTAAAGGGCCATGCCCAAATGGGCAGATCGTTCTGTACGATTATAATGTGCGGCCATCCATTGATGGAATCAGTTACAACGGAGTATGTGGATGTACAAACATATTCAGGGACGCGGAAAAATGTTCCGAAGATATTAATGACAGCTGCGAATCCACGCCAGGAATGGTTCAAATAAATAAAACCTGTTACAAACTGTACACGCAGGGTCCGTGTACGGTTGGAGAATGGTTGGTTGCCCGAAGAATGCCGAAACAGAGTTTATGGAAGAACGAAGAATCGGAGCCGAGAGCAAGATGCGAGTGCAGACCCGGATATAAAAGAATCACGGAAAATTCGGAAATATCCGAACTAGAAAGCAACAGTCTCCTTTCTCCAGGTGGTTGCCAACCACCAATGGTACTTTTAGCAAAGTTTCTCAACGAAAGAGCAAAATCTATGAacttttaa
- the LOC143422127 gene encoding cGMP-dependent 3',5'-cyclic phosphodiesterase isoform X1: MKMNSVNLNPSNTESILLLLEELCDLSYPQIQQKLNRYIQTATNSKLSFLVPILVKSEEMVIHVIGEQILDRELRFPVLDNILYKTIQNKEPTAIEIKMLDEELLRHLQPMCSMSKSFLTIPIQHPKQNHIALLVSLIDNDTKKETTCKCAIVQECFRFCLGFLLNSLTCYEETRLKLQCQKLLTVSRKLFSHLGDFSDLLRGIMDEVRILTTAERCSLFLLDPDHQDLVAKVFDGIAMKESSQEMRIPIGQGIAGHVATTGKLLNIRNAYEHPLFYCGIDEVTGFRTRNILCFPIRDEKGIIGVAQLCNKKNGLYFDVFDEEVATAFSIYCGLSIMHSIVYKKMQDARARSKLSNEVMMYYMKVDEGTVEALLNCKDEHNIKDFDKFHFSPKNVPYKHMPCYTMKMFNELGLIKHWKLKLPTLARFILYVKRGYRDAPYHNWTHAFSVAHFAYLLIKNLDLITENYMTHLEALVFLVSCLCHDIDHRGTNNSFQTKSRTVLASLYSSEGSVMERHHLAQTMCILNTEGCNIFEHFDSDKYSEALDLLKNNILSTDLASHFRRVKDQEEMIANIFDKNNPNHKRLFFDMLMTCCDLSDQTKHWKVSKKTAERIYDEFFSQGDLEKSMGGSPIEMMDRERASIPDLQVQFITNLVLPLFINLATLFPVLQPLVDMLKENRDLWEESKRVFHKYMKTGLKGIDILLDPTFEEEVLHHYEQSNISN, from the exons ATGAAAATGAATTCGGTTAATTTGAACCCGTCGAACACGGAAAGTATCCTTCTGCTTCTCGAGGAGCTGTGCGATCTTTCTTATCCTCAGATACAACAGAAATTGAACAGATAC ATACAAACTGCAACGAATTCGAAACTGTCTTTTCTCGTGCCGATTTTAGTAAAATCGGAAGAGATGGTAATTCATGTGATAGGAGAACAGATTTTAGACAGAGAATTAAGATTTCCT GTATTagataatattttatataaaactATACAGAATAAAGAGCCAACTGCTATAGAAATAAAGATGCTTGATGAAGAACTATTACGTCATCTTCAACCGATGTGTTCAATGTCAAAGTCTTTTCTCACAATTCCCATACAACATCCTAAACAGAACCACATAGCATTGCTAGTTTCTCTGATCGATAATGATACCAAAAAAGAAACTACATGCAAATGTGCAATAGTTCAGGAATGTTTCAG ATTTTGCCTAGGATTCCTCCTGAATTCACTTACATGTTACGAAGAAACTCGATTGAAACTCCAATGTCAAAAATTACTTACAGTTTCTAGAAAACTTTTCTCACATTTGG GAGACTTTTCTGATCTCTTACGGGGTATAATGGATGAAGTAAGAATTCTAACAACTGCAGAGCGATGCTCGTTGTTTCTATTGGATCCTGATCATCAAGATCTAGTTGCTAAGGTATTTGATGGTATTGCTATGAAAGAA TCGTCGCAAGAGATGAGGATACCAATTGGACAGGGTATAGCTGGCCATGTTGCAACAACTGGGAAATTACTTAATATCAGAAATGCATATGAGCATCCACTTTTTTATTGTGGAATAGACGAGGTAACAGGCTTTAGAACTAGAAATATTTTGTGTTTTCCAATTAGAGACGAAAAAGGGATTATAG GGGTAGCACAGCTTTGCAACAAGAAAAATGGTTTATACTTTGATGTTTTCGACGAAGAAGTTGCAACAGCGTTTAGCATCTACTGTGGCCTTTCTATAATGCACAGTATTGTTTACAAAAAGATGCAAGATGCTCGAGCAAGAAGTAAACTAAGTAACGAAGTAATGATGTACTACATGAAG GTAGATGAAGGTACTGTTGAAGCATTGTTGAACTGTAAAGATGAGCATAATATAAAAGATTTtgataaatttcatttttctcCTAAAAATGTACCTTACAAACATATGCCTTGTTATACAATGAAAATGTTTAATGAGCTAGGCCTTATTAAGCACTGGAAGCTGAAATTACCAACGTTAGCCAG ATTTATATTATATGTGAAGAGAGGATACAGAGATGCACCATATCATAATTGGACACATGCATTTTCCGTGGCACATTTTGCATATttgttaataaaaaatttagATCTTATTACCGAAAATTATATGACGCACTTAGAGGCTTTAGTTTTTCTAGTGTCTTGCTTGTGCCATGACATAGATCACAGAGGGACAAATAATTCTTTCCAAACTAAAAGCAGAACAGTTCTAGCTAGTCTTTACAGTTCTGAGGGTTCTGTGATGGAg AGGCATCACTTGGCACAAACTATGTGCATTTTGAATACAGAAGGCTGCAATATATTCGAGCATTTTGACAGCGACAAATATagcgaagcattagatttattGAAAAATAACATACTTTCAACTgatttagcatctcattttCGAAGAGTAAAAGACCAAGAAGAGATGATTGCTAATATATTTGACAAGAATAATCCTAATCACAAAAGATTGTTCTTTGATATGCTTATGACATGTTGCGATCTTAGTGATCAAACTAAACATTGGAAAGTTTCTAAAAAAACTGCA GAACGAATTTACGACGAATTTTTTTCCCAAGGAGATTTAGAAAAAAGTATGGGTGGTTCTCCCATTGAAATGATGGATAGAGAACGAGCATCTATACCAGATCTTCAAGTTCAATTTATCACAAATTTAGTTCTTCCACTGTTTAT CAATCTTGCTACATTATTTCCGGTGTTACAACCACTTGTTGATATGTTAAAAGAAAATCGAGATTTATGGGAGGAGTCTAAACGTGTATTCCATAAATATATGAAAACAGGATTGAAAGGTATTGATATATTACTAGATCCTACGTTCGAGGAAGAAGTATTACATCATTATGAGCAAAGCAATATATCAAATTAG
- the LOC143422127 gene encoding cGMP-dependent 3',5'-cyclic phosphodiesterase isoform X2: MKMNSVNLNPSNTESILLLLEELCDLSYPQIQQKLNRYIQTATNSKLSFLVPILVKSEEMVIHVIGEQILDRELRFPVLDNILYKTIQNKEPTAIEIKMLDEELLRHLQPMCSMSKSFLTIPIQHPKQNHIALLVSLIDNDTKKETTCKCAIVQECFRFCLGFLLNSLTCYEETRLKLQCQKLLTVSRKLFSHLGDFSDLLRGIMDEVRILTTAERCSLFLLDPDHQDLVAKVFDGIAMKESSQEMRIPIGQGIAGHVATTGKLLNIRNAYEHPLFYCGIDEVTGFRTRNILCFPIRDEKGIIGVAQLCNKKNGLYFDVFDEEVATAFSIYCGLSIMHSIVYKKMQDARARSKLSNEVMMYYMKVDEGTVEALLNCKDEHNIKDFDKFHFSPKNVPYKHMPCYTMKMFNELGLIKHWKLKLPTLARFILYVKRGYRDAPYHNWTHAFSVAHFAYLLIKNLDLITENYMTHLEALVFLVSCLCHDIDHRGTNNSFQTKSRTVLASLYSSEGSVMERHHLAQTMCILNTEGCNIFEHFDSDKYSEALDLLKNNILSTDLASHFRRVKDQEEMIANIFDKNNPNHKRLFFDMLMTCCDLSDQTKHWKVSKKTAEI; the protein is encoded by the exons ATGAAAATGAATTCGGTTAATTTGAACCCGTCGAACACGGAAAGTATCCTTCTGCTTCTCGAGGAGCTGTGCGATCTTTCTTATCCTCAGATACAACAGAAATTGAACAGATAC ATACAAACTGCAACGAATTCGAAACTGTCTTTTCTCGTGCCGATTTTAGTAAAATCGGAAGAGATGGTAATTCATGTGATAGGAGAACAGATTTTAGACAGAGAATTAAGATTTCCT GTATTagataatattttatataaaactATACAGAATAAAGAGCCAACTGCTATAGAAATAAAGATGCTTGATGAAGAACTATTACGTCATCTTCAACCGATGTGTTCAATGTCAAAGTCTTTTCTCACAATTCCCATACAACATCCTAAACAGAACCACATAGCATTGCTAGTTTCTCTGATCGATAATGATACCAAAAAAGAAACTACATGCAAATGTGCAATAGTTCAGGAATGTTTCAG ATTTTGCCTAGGATTCCTCCTGAATTCACTTACATGTTACGAAGAAACTCGATTGAAACTCCAATGTCAAAAATTACTTACAGTTTCTAGAAAACTTTTCTCACATTTGG GAGACTTTTCTGATCTCTTACGGGGTATAATGGATGAAGTAAGAATTCTAACAACTGCAGAGCGATGCTCGTTGTTTCTATTGGATCCTGATCATCAAGATCTAGTTGCTAAGGTATTTGATGGTATTGCTATGAAAGAA TCGTCGCAAGAGATGAGGATACCAATTGGACAGGGTATAGCTGGCCATGTTGCAACAACTGGGAAATTACTTAATATCAGAAATGCATATGAGCATCCACTTTTTTATTGTGGAATAGACGAGGTAACAGGCTTTAGAACTAGAAATATTTTGTGTTTTCCAATTAGAGACGAAAAAGGGATTATAG GGGTAGCACAGCTTTGCAACAAGAAAAATGGTTTATACTTTGATGTTTTCGACGAAGAAGTTGCAACAGCGTTTAGCATCTACTGTGGCCTTTCTATAATGCACAGTATTGTTTACAAAAAGATGCAAGATGCTCGAGCAAGAAGTAAACTAAGTAACGAAGTAATGATGTACTACATGAAG GTAGATGAAGGTACTGTTGAAGCATTGTTGAACTGTAAAGATGAGCATAATATAAAAGATTTtgataaatttcatttttctcCTAAAAATGTACCTTACAAACATATGCCTTGTTATACAATGAAAATGTTTAATGAGCTAGGCCTTATTAAGCACTGGAAGCTGAAATTACCAACGTTAGCCAG ATTTATATTATATGTGAAGAGAGGATACAGAGATGCACCATATCATAATTGGACACATGCATTTTCCGTGGCACATTTTGCATATttgttaataaaaaatttagATCTTATTACCGAAAATTATATGACGCACTTAGAGGCTTTAGTTTTTCTAGTGTCTTGCTTGTGCCATGACATAGATCACAGAGGGACAAATAATTCTTTCCAAACTAAAAGCAGAACAGTTCTAGCTAGTCTTTACAGTTCTGAGGGTTCTGTGATGGAg AGGCATCACTTGGCACAAACTATGTGCATTTTGAATACAGAAGGCTGCAATATATTCGAGCATTTTGACAGCGACAAATATagcgaagcattagatttattGAAAAATAACATACTTTCAACTgatttagcatctcattttCGAAGAGTAAAAGACCAAGAAGAGATGATTGCTAATATATTTGACAAGAATAATCCTAATCACAAAAGATTGTTCTTTGATATGCTTATGACATGTTGCGATCTTAGTGATCAAACTAAACATTGGAAAGTTTCTAAAAAAACTGCA GAGATTTAG
- the Incenp gene encoding inner centromere protein isoform X2 produces the protein MGTKSGNGIKAMIAKDILDIHNRCMEVKKSINDDLEETVNYLHALLAQIPQSTSGPLITKTPKVLRKKGTMQRIETIPENDIINIDNTVLNSTMLDNKMETQEIKAEVAEETIGRTRRKASKRAADSIKYQQSLSLSTKLRRPSNIDEKKHESRSKRKKSARSSSDEETTHGPKKHSKIEKNNLRETISKEVTNLNSQDSPTALENVMQEEMNKPLSSSINTRSSNRKRTFSECVNPKKSDILVNDTVIAPTGSNDIEESSMYEDAIGKPTPIMNSTMNFNSTYNVQTMGNVTVVLERISTMQLNETVTIERTLLNNNKQEMVEQNNEFKLPKVAKLASRSSITLQDRIQGLKEMMKNKEFDDLITEDESSPEVKKRRGNIKKRPKKPNTSMTSSEDEVRSTPAKPNLKGVNTVTGFQEIRNAYKTNALFSPYAKESVKKRVEAFEQAGMNSPKPVVDIDASTRMTRTKTRAKQAAVAQAEASDSVNLPEKTVTQKLARKSLAKAMKISLAKQNKIVDEHKENKLLSAQKMSKATSNEKTNNKQPKTTPLGKTKTQLPMSVSRIPHTPVNQINTNSNRALSATRANIITTMESFIQPPKSVSKRNSLDKIDDKKRKLNDEDAKKKREEALRLQTEEKRRKRQEKELKNKLAREAKERQELEKRQKAEKEREEKARLAHQMQERQREEMEKKRLAQLQRAQEKEEKRRLEEQQRLQRLQEQEEAERILAEQRRREQETEKRKETELRAQQQAAAEAMRAKNQMLMSQAKYGSKHQGPTTYILDSEPDDDDSDDEYSPKHAIPYWAQALVRKNQLAVQRYIPVKAVYKFFDTRKCTPDLTKLFQGIDRSRLKRTSSAIWKTPPRYSMME, from the exons ATGGGTACTAAATCGGGAAACGGAATCAAGGCAATGATTGCCAAAGATATTTTGGATATACACAATCGATGTATGGAAGTTAAGAAATCTATTAACGACGATTTAGAGGAGACTGTGAATTATTTGCACGCATTACTCGCTCAAATACCGCAATCAACTTCTGGTCCTCTGATTACAAAAACACCAAAGGTGTTAAGGAAAAAAGGCACCATGCAACGCATTGAGACCATTCCGGAGAATGATATTATCAATATCGATAACACAGTATTAAATTCTACTATGCTGGACAACAAAATGGAAACTCAAGAAATAAAAGCTGAAGTTGCAGAAGAAACAATTGGTAGAACTAGGCGAAAAGCTTCGAAAAGGGCAGCAGATAGTATCAAATATCAACAGTCGCTTTCGCTTAGCACAAAATTACGAAGGCCGTCGAACATTGATGAA AAGAAACATGAAAGCCGGTCTAAACGAAAGAAGTCTGCTAGGAGTAGCTCAGATGAGGAAACCACTCATGGACCTAAGAAACATAgtaaaatagaaaagaataacTTAAGGGAAACTATTTCAAAGGAAGTAACAAATTTAAACTCGCAGGATAGTCCAACTGCATTAGAGAATGTGATGCAGGAAGAGATGAATAAACCATTAAGTTCCTCAATAAATACAAGGAGTTCCAATAGGAAGAGGACTTTTTCAGAATGCGTGAACCCTAAAAAATCTGATATCTTAGTCAACGATACAGTCATTGCACCGACGGGAAGTAATGATATCGAAGAATCGTCGATGTACGAGGATGCGATTGGGAAACCTACACCTATTATGAATTCTACAATGAATTTCAATTCTACATATAATGTGCAAACTATGGGTAATGTAACGGTAGTTTTGGAGCGTATATCTACGATGCAATTAAACGAGACTGTAACGATTGAAAGAActctgttaaacaataataaacAGGAGATGGTTGAACAAAATAATGAATTTAAATTGCCAAAAGTAGCCAAGCTTGCATCACGTTCTTCGATAACCCTGCAGGACAGGATACAAGGTTTAAAAGAAATGATGAAAAACAAAGAATTCGACGATTTGATCACAGAGGACGAGTCATCGCCAGAAGTGAAGAAACGTAGGGGAAACATTAAAAAACGGCCAAAAAAACCGAACACATCTATGACATCGAGCGAGGATGAAGTGCGTAGTACACCAGCGAAACCAAATTTGAAAGGAGTAAATACGGTCACGGGATTTCAGGAGATAAGAAACGCATATAAAACGAACGCATTGTTTAGTCCGTACGCCAAAGAGTCTGTAAAAAAAAGAGTCGAGGCGTTTGAACAAGCAGGCATGAACAGTCCAAAGCCTGTTGTTGATATCGATGCATCTACTCGGATGACCAGAACAAAAACACGTGCGAAACAAGCTGCTGTTGCACAAGCAGAAGCTTCGGATAGTGTGAACCTTCCTGAGAAGACGGTCACCCAGAAATTAGCACGCAAGTCGCTTGCAAAAGCTATGAAAATTTCATTAGCAAAGCAGAATAAAATCGTCGATGAACATAAAGAG AATAAATTGTTGTCAGCGCAAAAAATGAGTAAAGCAACTTCTAATGAGAAAACTAATAATAAACAACCAAAAACAACTCCATTGGGCAAAACGAAAACTCAGTTACCAATGTCTGTTTCTCGTATCCCTCATACTCCAGTGAATCAAATTAATACAAAT TCAAATAGGGCTTTAAGTGCCACACGTGCGAACATTATCACAACGATGGAATCTTTTATTCAACCTCCGAAATCAGTCAGTAAACGTAATTCACTGGACAAAATAGATGACAAAAAGCGGAAATTAAATGATGAGGATgcgaaaaagaaacgagaagaaGCACTCAGACTTCAAACGGAAGAAAAGAGGAG AAAAAGGCAAGAAAAGGAATTGAAAAATAAGTTAGCTAGAGAAGCAAAAGAGAGACAGGAACTAGAGAAACGTCAGAAAGCTGAGAAGGAGCGAGAAGAAAAGGCACGTTTGGCACATCAAATGCAAGAGAGACAACGCGAAGAAATGGAGAAGAAACGGCTGGCTCAATTGCAACGGGCCCAG gaaaaagaagaaaaaagaagactGGAAGAGCAACAACGTTTGCAACGTTTGCAAGAACAAGAAGAAGCGGAACGTATATTAGCTGAACAAAGACGCCGGGAACAGGAAACTGAGAAACGGAAAGAAACTGAATTGAGAGCTCAGCAACAAGCAGCAGCCGAAGCAATGAGAGCAAAAAATCAAATGCTCATGTCACAG GCTAAATATGGGTCTAAACATCAGGGGCCAACAACATACATTTTGGATAGTGAACCTGACGACGATGACTCAGATGATGAATACAGTCCAAAACATGCAATCCCATACTGGGCACAAG CACTTGTACGTAAAAATCAGCTTGCGGTACAACGGTATATTCCAGTGAAAGCAGTTTACAAGTTCTTTGACACTAGGAAATGTACACCAGACTTAACCAAACTATTCCAAGGTATAGATAGGAGTAGATTGAAACGCACATCCAGTGCAATCTGGAAAACGCCGCCACGTTATTCCATGATGGAATAA
- the Incenp gene encoding inner centromere protein isoform X1 yields MGTKSGNGIKAMIAKDILDIHNRCMEVKKSINDDLEETVNYLHALLAQIPQSTSGPLITKTPKVLRKKGTMQRIETIPENDIINIDNTVLNSTMLDNKMETQEIKAEVAEETIGRTRRKASKRAADSIKYQQSLSLSTKLRRPSNIDEVNDTKKKHESRSKRKKSARSSSDEETTHGPKKHSKIEKNNLRETISKEVTNLNSQDSPTALENVMQEEMNKPLSSSINTRSSNRKRTFSECVNPKKSDILVNDTVIAPTGSNDIEESSMYEDAIGKPTPIMNSTMNFNSTYNVQTMGNVTVVLERISTMQLNETVTIERTLLNNNKQEMVEQNNEFKLPKVAKLASRSSITLQDRIQGLKEMMKNKEFDDLITEDESSPEVKKRRGNIKKRPKKPNTSMTSSEDEVRSTPAKPNLKGVNTVTGFQEIRNAYKTNALFSPYAKESVKKRVEAFEQAGMNSPKPVVDIDASTRMTRTKTRAKQAAVAQAEASDSVNLPEKTVTQKLARKSLAKAMKISLAKQNKIVDEHKENKLLSAQKMSKATSNEKTNNKQPKTTPLGKTKTQLPMSVSRIPHTPVNQINTNSNRALSATRANIITTMESFIQPPKSVSKRNSLDKIDDKKRKLNDEDAKKKREEALRLQTEEKRRKRQEKELKNKLAREAKERQELEKRQKAEKEREEKARLAHQMQERQREEMEKKRLAQLQRAQEKEEKRRLEEQQRLQRLQEQEEAERILAEQRRREQETEKRKETELRAQQQAAAEAMRAKNQMLMSQAKYGSKHQGPTTYILDSEPDDDDSDDEYSPKHAIPYWAQALVRKNQLAVQRYIPVKAVYKFFDTRKCTPDLTKLFQGIDRSRLKRTSSAIWKTPPRYSMME; encoded by the exons ATGGGTACTAAATCGGGAAACGGAATCAAGGCAATGATTGCCAAAGATATTTTGGATATACACAATCGATGTATGGAAGTTAAGAAATCTATTAACGACGATTTAGAGGAGACTGTGAATTATTTGCACGCATTACTCGCTCAAATACCGCAATCAACTTCTGGTCCTCTGATTACAAAAACACCAAAGGTGTTAAGGAAAAAAGGCACCATGCAACGCATTGAGACCATTCCGGAGAATGATATTATCAATATCGATAACACAGTATTAAATTCTACTATGCTGGACAACAAAATGGAAACTCAAGAAATAAAAGCTGAAGTTGCAGAAGAAACAATTGGTAGAACTAGGCGAAAAGCTTCGAAAAGGGCAGCAGATAGTATCAAATATCAACAGTCGCTTTCGCTTAGCACAAAATTACGAAGGCCGTCGAACATTGATGAAGTAAATGATACAAAa AAGAAACATGAAAGCCGGTCTAAACGAAAGAAGTCTGCTAGGAGTAGCTCAGATGAGGAAACCACTCATGGACCTAAGAAACATAgtaaaatagaaaagaataacTTAAGGGAAACTATTTCAAAGGAAGTAACAAATTTAAACTCGCAGGATAGTCCAACTGCATTAGAGAATGTGATGCAGGAAGAGATGAATAAACCATTAAGTTCCTCAATAAATACAAGGAGTTCCAATAGGAAGAGGACTTTTTCAGAATGCGTGAACCCTAAAAAATCTGATATCTTAGTCAACGATACAGTCATTGCACCGACGGGAAGTAATGATATCGAAGAATCGTCGATGTACGAGGATGCGATTGGGAAACCTACACCTATTATGAATTCTACAATGAATTTCAATTCTACATATAATGTGCAAACTATGGGTAATGTAACGGTAGTTTTGGAGCGTATATCTACGATGCAATTAAACGAGACTGTAACGATTGAAAGAActctgttaaacaataataaacAGGAGATGGTTGAACAAAATAATGAATTTAAATTGCCAAAAGTAGCCAAGCTTGCATCACGTTCTTCGATAACCCTGCAGGACAGGATACAAGGTTTAAAAGAAATGATGAAAAACAAAGAATTCGACGATTTGATCACAGAGGACGAGTCATCGCCAGAAGTGAAGAAACGTAGGGGAAACATTAAAAAACGGCCAAAAAAACCGAACACATCTATGACATCGAGCGAGGATGAAGTGCGTAGTACACCAGCGAAACCAAATTTGAAAGGAGTAAATACGGTCACGGGATTTCAGGAGATAAGAAACGCATATAAAACGAACGCATTGTTTAGTCCGTACGCCAAAGAGTCTGTAAAAAAAAGAGTCGAGGCGTTTGAACAAGCAGGCATGAACAGTCCAAAGCCTGTTGTTGATATCGATGCATCTACTCGGATGACCAGAACAAAAACACGTGCGAAACAAGCTGCTGTTGCACAAGCAGAAGCTTCGGATAGTGTGAACCTTCCTGAGAAGACGGTCACCCAGAAATTAGCACGCAAGTCGCTTGCAAAAGCTATGAAAATTTCATTAGCAAAGCAGAATAAAATCGTCGATGAACATAAAGAG AATAAATTGTTGTCAGCGCAAAAAATGAGTAAAGCAACTTCTAATGAGAAAACTAATAATAAACAACCAAAAACAACTCCATTGGGCAAAACGAAAACTCAGTTACCAATGTCTGTTTCTCGTATCCCTCATACTCCAGTGAATCAAATTAATACAAAT TCAAATAGGGCTTTAAGTGCCACACGTGCGAACATTATCACAACGATGGAATCTTTTATTCAACCTCCGAAATCAGTCAGTAAACGTAATTCACTGGACAAAATAGATGACAAAAAGCGGAAATTAAATGATGAGGATgcgaaaaagaaacgagaagaaGCACTCAGACTTCAAACGGAAGAAAAGAGGAG AAAAAGGCAAGAAAAGGAATTGAAAAATAAGTTAGCTAGAGAAGCAAAAGAGAGACAGGAACTAGAGAAACGTCAGAAAGCTGAGAAGGAGCGAGAAGAAAAGGCACGTTTGGCACATCAAATGCAAGAGAGACAACGCGAAGAAATGGAGAAGAAACGGCTGGCTCAATTGCAACGGGCCCAG gaaaaagaagaaaaaagaagactGGAAGAGCAACAACGTTTGCAACGTTTGCAAGAACAAGAAGAAGCGGAACGTATATTAGCTGAACAAAGACGCCGGGAACAGGAAACTGAGAAACGGAAAGAAACTGAATTGAGAGCTCAGCAACAAGCAGCAGCCGAAGCAATGAGAGCAAAAAATCAAATGCTCATGTCACAG GCTAAATATGGGTCTAAACATCAGGGGCCAACAACATACATTTTGGATAGTGAACCTGACGACGATGACTCAGATGATGAATACAGTCCAAAACATGCAATCCCATACTGGGCACAAG CACTTGTACGTAAAAATCAGCTTGCGGTACAACGGTATATTCCAGTGAAAGCAGTTTACAAGTTCTTTGACACTAGGAAATGTACACCAGACTTAACCAAACTATTCCAAGGTATAGATAGGAGTAGATTGAAACGCACATCCAGTGCAATCTGGAAAACGCCGCCACGTTATTCCATGATGGAATAA